One part of the Geothrix edaphica genome encodes these proteins:
- a CDS encoding alpha-ketoacid dehydrogenase subunit alpha/beta, with translation MPLAARSDVSAPATTLTREQRVRLFRTIYAARRIDDKEIMGKRQNKVFFQINGVGHEAIQAAAAMCLRPGHDWFFFYYRDRALAYGLGYTAKEMFLGSVGAVEDPASGGRQMPSHWGHKGLNIFTTSSPTGSQFLHAVGAAEAVLRAEQGGLQEVLGIASDQVALTTTGDGTCSQGEFWEAVSNAVNLKVPVVFLVEDNGYAISTPSEVQYPGGNVAALLKGYEAHGLLILDEVDGCDPLASYAAMKAAVDHARARKGPALVRAKVIRPYSHSLSDDEQLYKSKAQREAEALRDPVTAYANQLVAWGDLSPEQLQMLKEEIQAEIDFAWEEAEAAPRPEPGSFYQHLYSEEVDPTSAAFDTEQAAGDQATGTKTMIDLINATLKHEMARDPRILLFGEDVADASREEILGEVKGKGGVFKATHGLQKQFGSHRVYNSPLAEATIIGRAIGLAARGFKPVVEIQFFDYIWPAMQQLRDELATIRWRSNGAFKAPMVVRVPIAGYLMGGATYHSQCGESTFTHIPGLRVVCPSTALDAAGLLRTAIRCDDPVLFLEPKHLYRQTHNKGNDPGPDFTIPFGKARLVREGTSLSVITYGNTVHRAVQAAREAEKEGISVEILDLRTLNPYDWAAIERTVKKTHRVIVAHEDTLSWGYGSEIAARIADELFFHLDAPVRRVAAKDTWVAYYPALEDEILPQPKDFLEAYRKIAAI, from the coding sequence GTGCCTTTGGCCGCCCGCTCTGACGTGTCCGCGCCCGCCACGACCCTGACCCGCGAGCAGCGCGTCCGGCTCTTCCGCACGATCTATGCGGCGCGCCGCATCGACGACAAAGAGATCATGGGCAAGCGCCAGAACAAGGTCTTCTTCCAGATCAACGGCGTGGGCCACGAGGCCATCCAGGCGGCGGCGGCCATGTGCCTCCGGCCCGGCCACGACTGGTTCTTCTTCTACTACCGCGACCGGGCTCTGGCCTACGGCCTGGGTTACACCGCGAAGGAGATGTTCCTGGGCTCGGTGGGCGCTGTGGAGGATCCCGCCAGCGGGGGACGGCAGATGCCCAGCCACTGGGGCCACAAAGGCCTGAACATCTTCACCACCTCCAGCCCCACCGGCAGCCAGTTTCTTCATGCCGTGGGCGCGGCGGAGGCGGTGCTGCGCGCCGAGCAGGGGGGCCTGCAGGAGGTGCTGGGCATTGCCTCCGACCAGGTGGCCCTGACCACCACGGGCGATGGGACCTGCAGCCAGGGCGAGTTCTGGGAGGCCGTCAGCAATGCCGTGAATCTGAAAGTGCCTGTGGTCTTCCTGGTGGAGGACAACGGCTACGCCATCAGCACCCCCAGCGAGGTGCAGTACCCCGGTGGGAACGTCGCGGCCCTCCTCAAGGGCTACGAGGCGCACGGCCTGCTGATCCTGGATGAGGTGGACGGCTGTGATCCCCTCGCCAGCTACGCGGCCATGAAGGCCGCCGTGGACCATGCCCGCGCCCGCAAGGGCCCGGCCCTGGTGCGGGCCAAGGTGATACGCCCCTACAGCCACTCCCTTTCCGATGACGAGCAGCTCTACAAGTCCAAGGCCCAGCGGGAGGCCGAGGCCCTGCGGGATCCCGTCACCGCCTACGCGAACCAGCTCGTGGCCTGGGGCGACCTGAGCCCTGAGCAGCTCCAGATGCTGAAGGAGGAGATCCAGGCCGAGATCGACTTCGCCTGGGAGGAGGCCGAAGCTGCCCCGCGGCCCGAGCCCGGGAGCTTCTATCAGCACCTGTACAGCGAAGAGGTGGATCCCACGTCGGCCGCCTTCGACACCGAGCAGGCGGCGGGCGACCAGGCCACCGGCACGAAGACGATGATCGATCTCATCAACGCCACGCTGAAACACGAGATGGCCCGGGATCCGCGCATCCTCCTCTTCGGCGAGGACGTGGCGGACGCCAGCCGGGAGGAGATCCTCGGCGAGGTGAAGGGCAAGGGCGGCGTCTTCAAGGCCACCCACGGCCTCCAGAAGCAGTTCGGCAGTCACCGGGTCTACAACTCGCCCCTGGCCGAGGCCACCATCATCGGCCGGGCCATCGGCCTCGCCGCGCGCGGCTTCAAGCCCGTGGTGGAGATCCAGTTCTTCGACTACATCTGGCCCGCCATGCAGCAGCTCCGGGACGAGCTGGCCACCATCCGCTGGCGCTCCAACGGCGCGTTCAAGGCACCCATGGTGGTGCGGGTGCCCATCGCCGGCTACCTCATGGGCGGGGCCACGTACCACAGCCAGTGCGGCGAGAGCACCTTCACCCACATCCCCGGTTTGAGGGTCGTCTGCCCCAGCACCGCCCTGGATGCCGCGGGCCTGCTGCGCACGGCCATCCGCTGCGACGATCCCGTGCTCTTCCTGGAGCCCAAGCACCTCTACCGGCAGACCCACAACAAGGGCAATGATCCCGGACCGGACTTCACGATCCCCTTCGGCAAGGCCCGCCTGGTGCGTGAGGGCACGAGCCTGTCCGTCATCACCTATGGGAACACCGTCCACCGCGCCGTGCAGGCGGCCCGGGAGGCGGAGAAGGAGGGCATCTCCGTCGAGATCCTCGACCTCCGCACGCTCAATCCCTACGACTGGGCCGCCATCGAGCGCACGGTGAAGAAGACCCACCGCGTGATCGTGGCCCACGAGGACACGCTCAGCTGGGGCTACGGCAGCGAGATCGCGGCCCGCATCGCCGACGAGCTGTTCTTCCACCTGGATGCCCCCGTGCGCCGGGTGGCAGCCAAGGACACCTGGGTGGCCTACTATCCGGCCCTGGAAGATGAGATCCTCCCCCAGCCTAAGGATTTCCTAGAGGCCTACCGGAAAATAGCGGCGATCTAA